In the Corynebacterium jeikeium genome, GTCCTTGTCGACCCACTCGATGTAGTAGTTCAGGTTGTCCGCAATCGGCAGACCGGCAGTATCAGTCTGAACCTTGTCACCGAGCGCGGCCCAGTTGTCAGTGGTGTTCTTATCGACAACATCGAATTTCAGGGCCTGCGGAGCAAGCGCGATGTTCCAACCAGTGTAGCCATCAATCTCGTTGCCGATGAGCGCACCGTCACCACCGAAGAGCTGCGCGTTAGCGCCAGCATTCAAGTAAGCACCGAAGCCCGGGCCTGCCCACTGGCCAAGAGCCCACGGGTACAGTGCACCGATGTTGTCAGGCAGCGGCTTGCCATCCTTGCCAAGAATGCTGACGTAGCTCCAGTGCATGTTGACGTGCTTGGAGTTGGCGTTGCCGTTAAGCCATGAACCCTCACCGTGGGAACCTGCGAGCTTGCCGAACTTGTCATCAGACATCGTCAGAGGCTTGGACTTGTGGGAGTTGCCGTAGATACCCTTCCAGCGCAGCTCGAACTTACCGTCAGCGCCGGTGGTGGTGGTCAGGGTTTCTGCGATCCAGGCTTCTGGATCCGCTGCTACCTGCTCGTTAATCCAGCGTTGCAGGCCCTGCTCATCCTCAACAGTCCAGCCCTTGCCACGCAGGGTCTTGCCCGCGAAGTTGGACTTCGCGTACGCCTCAATCTTCTTCACCGCGTCATCGGTGAGATAGGAGCCAACAACCTTCAGACCCGAGGCAGGGATGTCCTTAGGATCAAATTTGCTGACCTGGTTATGGTTCTTAGCACCCTGCAGAACATCGAGGTTCCAGAAAGCCTGACCCGCGTAGGTACCCCCGTTACCACCAGTTCCGGTGCTTTCTGCCCAGTTCTCCTCAGGCAGGTGCTGCGGCAGTTTATCCTTCTGCGCGTACTGGATGGTCATACCGGTGATCTTGTTGCCGCCCCAGACGCCATCACCCTGGGTGGTCGGGGTGGTAGTCGTCAGCGGGAAGATACCAGCTGCCGGCTGGTGCACCAGACGGTACTTATCCGTCATGTCTTCCGGAAGCTCCGTCCAGACGCGGATCTTCTCGCGGTTCTCATCCCGGCTCCAGTCACCACCGTTGGGGGTACCAACGGAGGCGTCTGCACGGAACTCACGGGTCACACCAAGTGCATCGGTGTACGGCGCCATGTTAATGGTGAAGTTACCGTTTTCATCGCTCTCGGTGTAGTACACCGGGGACGAGTGCTGAGTGTTTTCACCCTCATACCACTGGGCGTAGACCTTAACACCCTTCAGCGGCTTACCGGAAGCCTGAACGTCACCAAAACCAACCAGGGCCTCTACGATTTCCTTCACGGAACCGGAGATGGTGCCCTTCTGGCTCGCCTTACCCGGGGAGTAGATGGCCTTGTCAGAACCAGCTGTCGTCCCCTCATTACCCGACTCATCCTGCTGCGCAAGCGCCGCCGGAGCAGTCTGGGTCTGTACTACCACGGTGCCGGTGGTTGCCAGCGCCAGCACAGCACCAGCGGCTGCAATGGACTTCATGCTGTTGTTCTTAAATGCGAGAGCCCTCGCCCCGAAACCAGTACGGATGATACGTCCGCGCAAGTTTGCCATGAGTTAAGTCCTTTCTAAAGACTTCTCTAAGTTTCTTGATGACCCACCCGCACCGGGAAGGTCACACGCCATGACCCGCACCCGTCGCGATCTGCATTTACGCAAGAATTGCATGCGCGCGCAAGTCTCTTTGAAGAACCTTATTCCCCATTCCCCCAGAAGGCGACTGCAACTTTCTTAGATTAAATAAAGGTTCAGTACATACGATCCATGAACCTTATCAATATACCCCTCCAGCAATGAGTAAAAGTAATGCTCTTTGAGCTTCTTTCAGCGCTCTCCCTGCGCATTCGGAAATATAATGGGCGCGAAGATAGGGCTATTTATAACGTGAATCCATGTATGCTTTCTTTATGATTTCTGTCGCATACCCCTCCCCTTTACCCCCCAAGCCCTTAAGTTAACCTTCAGACTTTGCTGAGATCTGTTGCCAACTCCTTCCCGCCTAAACCGGGGTGGCTCCAGCCTCCCCGTCGCAAAAACTACGCCCCCGGGCCAGTTCATGGAAAAACCGACCAGGGGGACGAAACCTGCGGAAGTAGAGGGATTTGAACCCCCGGATGGTTTCCCATCGCTGGTTTTCAAGACCAGTGCATTCGGCCGCTCTGCCATACTTCCAACGCGGCTCAATACCGCTCAGAACATCTTACACCCCACACCACAACACACCCATTCCCAGCCGCACAATGATTCATTAGGGTGGAGACCATGAGCATCACCACAAACGCAATCATCCTGACCGATACCGAAAACCCCAGCTCCCTGGCCTGGCAAACCACCAGCATCGCCGACCCCCAACCCGGCGAAGCCCTGGTGCGCATCCACTACGCGGGCGTCAATAGAGCAGACACCCTACAAGCCCAAGGCCACTATCCCCCTCCCCGCGGCACCACCGACATCATCGGACTCGAAGCCGCAGGCGTAATCGAAGACCCCAACGGAGCCACCCGCCCCGACGGCTCCCCCTGGCACCCGGGCGACGAAGTCGCCGTCCTACTCTCCGGGGGCGGGTACAGCGACTACGCCACCGTGCCCGAAGGCCAACTGCTACCCATCCCCGCCGGGTACAGCCTCGCCGAAGCCGCCAGCGTGGTGGAAGTCGCCTGCACCGTCTGGTCCAACATCATGATGACCGCCCGCCTACGCGAAGGCGATACCATCCTCTTCCACGGCGGAGGCGGAGGCATCGGCATCTTCGGCATCCAACTAGCCAAAGCCCTCGGCGCTACCGTGGCCGTCACCGCCGGCTCCGAGGAAAAGCTGCACGTATGCCGCCGCTACGGCGCGGACATCCTTATTAACTATAGGGAAGAAGACTTCGCCGACGTTCTCGCCGAACACGGCGGGGCAGACGTGATCCTGGACATCATCGGCGCCAAATACCTCGACCGCAATATCAAGGCCCTGGCCCCCGACGGGCACATCGTCATCATCGGCATGCAAGGCGGCGTGAAGGGCGAACTGAACATCGCCAAGCTACTCAGCAAACGCGGAAGCATCAGCGCTACCGGCCTGCGCTACCGCGACAAGCAAGACAAGGCACGC is a window encoding:
- a CDS encoding NAD(P)H-quinone oxidoreductase; protein product: MSITTNAIILTDTENPSSLAWQTTSIADPQPGEALVRIHYAGVNRADTLQAQGHYPPPRGTTDIIGLEAAGVIEDPNGATRPDGSPWHPGDEVAVLLSGGGYSDYATVPEGQLLPIPAGYSLAEAASVVEVACTVWSNIMMTARLREGDTILFHGGGGGIGIFGIQLAKALGATVAVTAGSEEKLHVCRRYGADILINYREEDFADVLAEHGGADVILDIIGAKYLDRNIKALAPDGHIVIIGMQGGVKGELNIAKLLSKRGSISATGLRYRDKQDKARIVAETLRNVWPLLESGKITHHIDRIMPITEAAAAHKALLAGEVTGKIVLELPQS